The Brassica napus cultivar Da-Ae chromosome C1, Da-Ae, whole genome shotgun sequence DNA segment cgaagaacgaatcttcaagcgtctgcgacgtctcgcgatgctgaagatttgttattttttcgtatgccgcgtttcgtgcttgaaatgttcgcgggcttgaagatgtttcgcgatgttgcaagggattaCTCTTAGCCCTGCAtttgggaaacattctggtttgactacgtaTGTTCGAAGCTAGAAttgtttttcctgtttggatttgatttgcgatcgaggagttacgaccaaggggtcgcgtaaatttgtccccggaaagaggcatcctcctatacTGTGCTTTGTGTGGTGTCGGCCAtccgagatttctttcgtgtctatttgaggatgttctgtatagctataggagctctgttacgagttttccttacatgccgcattttacgagtaaaacacatcgggcttaaagtgaatcgtagtatatggaagttggtcgatttttgacaaTTGGAACCTTTCCGTTAACTCTTTGATTGTTAGGACTGGGTTTTGTTATGGggaatttaccgtatgattcccgtttttgggtggtacgataattgtttgtgtaatcgttacttTGTGTTTCATGACAAATTCCGGATTACCGTTTTgccgtcaagttattggagcggtggtcgctcaaatgttttggctttgcatgaaggttgtgctcagctttatagccaaggacgttgttgccaaaggattagaccatgacactttcgtgctgtcaataaggtcaagtcggttagaatcgtccttaaaggggatgctgtaacctagttcggcttcgaaggaagggcgtaattgggcgagtgacgaatgatatttatcgagattgataggccgagtatgcccatggtggtagaaaacgtttttccactttagggttaatttatacgatgaaagtttcgtttaatgtttcctttattcgtatggaagttgtttcctttgtttctgagggagataaagcctaagaagctcgatacagagcccatgcggagtcagttgcggggtgatttcctgctcggacgtgaccaagcggaatgagagcggatgccagtgagtcgcggggctaaagaatgagacctttcagatcgtggtgcgaggaagtaaagtttatattggtcgtccaatgtcggatcatacagcttggttttttgctataaggaaagtactttttcgtaaaacatgttacgtttactttcgaaagttacttcgtatgacatgatctgattatacgaaggattttttgcgtaagtaacgggcgactagtttttacgaatttattaaattgacgcgacatatggagatgtcaaaataacgatgtttccgcagatttttgaaaaacgttttcgcttttgtttttattcttcagtgaaagtttctctgagtcactcatggagttttaccaaaggttatttcaccgagatcTAGTTGCGAAACGTTTTTGAAGGTTTcttgaatgaatcagttaaacggcgatagacttagtcgacgagcggggaggacgtgttctctttgtcgtattttctgttacttttgttcttgattttgctttgtcgcaaatgtttttgatgtttttccatgagtcggttggttcaacggaaaatgagagtgatgctttgatgcctgaagatttctcgtataatgattcttatacgaaactcgttttatcaaatcggaaaagatctttatgacttcagcaaatcatcgactttcattctgaagtttggcagaggttttctaaacgaatgatagcgatgatagatgctgtataatctttgagaattttttcaacatggtttggatcagttcctagcgtttagacaaatctcagattgtcgtttgcttttaggatgatcttgacgagacatcgcattgtatgaatatttttccgtttatttctacgagagtttgctttgtcgaaagcgttttcttgtcgaaagcgttttcttgatcttgacgagacatcacattgtttgaatatgtttttgaagtatgggagtatactagtatagtatacgcacctactccgtccctttttcttgaggaatagaatgatcgacagtccgagtcagtttgaagacgacgcttggactgtgatttggttgtttccaggttgaagacttggaatatgtcggttccgagagaattgccagaaaagaattaagacgacgttcatttctctagttttttctctccttaggaagcgagcttgatatgcgtggcgatcgtttctcgattttcagagagtttagatcggtttgcaagatctggacgaaCAGTTATGGGACAGTATATCGAGACAAGAAAAATCACCTAACAcatagttcgctagactatccacataggttttacgttccctaaagttctatgacagtctcaaaggcgtttttatttcttagtaatttcctatgaaaactccaagtctgatttcaaaaatttcaagtcgcaaatatcttagttctctcgaagatgcagttttgtctcttttcagttttgcttgctcatttcccctttctcttcttgtgtatgttcgcctttttcgatattggtgtttatcctttgaaacttgacatttatcttccgaacttgactgatacgaagtcaataaaaaggttcaacgtaatcatATAGTTGAGGCGgttaaggtgttaagttaaccgttgccgtattatacgattaatgtgaatccacgcgagaaaactagtatttgtgggtttttttttatcgtaaagtttcaatggtaactccaatcgagacgatacatgagacgtttcgatcgagatttgaaggaaaacacaaagatggaggtaagggcgagtaggagcaagcaaaggagtttagacgagtcttacttgtttacgtcgtaaaatctcaacggaaactccgactgagacgaaacgaaaagcgtttcgatcaggattcaaaagagaacacaaaggaggagctttttgaggcctgacaggtcgctatgtagcgagctggaggtctgacaggtcgctatgtagcgagtagaagcaatccaagaagagtcctacttgttttcgacgtaaaatctcaacggaaactccgattgagacgaaacgaaaagcgtttcgatgaggattcaaaagataacgcaaaggaggacttttctgaggcctgacaggtcgctatgtatcgagtggaggtctgacaggtcacTATGTAGaaagtggaagcaagccaagaagagtcctacttgttttcgtcgtaaaatctcaacggaaactccgattgagacgaaacaaaaagcgttacgatgagaattcaaaatagaacgcaaaggaggaccctttTTAGGCCTGaaaggtcgctacatagcgagtggAGAATTGGCTtgagctcgttcgctacgtagcgaccgagccgtgtgcgtgctcggtcgctacgtagcgaccgagctgtctGCGTGCttggccgctacgtagcgaccgagcttggctggagctcagtcgctacgtcgcgaccgagcaccacagcttggtcgctacgtagcgaccgagctgtgtaatcgatttgttgcgcttcattttttccgcgattaacctaggggttttctgcggtttttgggagaacaagttttacctttccgaaatgttttcggaaaacgtgttttggtaaaacccttacgcattgagatttcttttgtttggcaatgagccaaacttacggggtttgataagatttatcgtttccctttatgtttaaaaagagaaatcgctagctcgtttcattgcacttcctgtggcgaaaagtcgcagcaaggttttcgattttctcaagaactgtggcatttgcataggcgttggccataggcgcagtgacggttggagttttcttaccagcgttgttgcgaactgcaattttctctttcgtatttccagacatttttttgatcaagcgttttgcggctatgagttagagtaatccgtacctcccctccttctagcgccaaactgtgggaaccaaaattcgcgctgtcgatttacgtttaaattaggaaactagaaaaaccctaatttcccagaggtcccggatctctgcgagagccaacggcaagtgacaaAATATATggggaaatcatgaaaagataacaaacgagtttagagaaaacagtagatcttatttcgagtccgcgtgagagcgttgcgatcattacaagagatcattaaagctttggccgcaaaaaACTGTCAgagagttacctagttctagcggcctaaaagctcaaacctagttgactcgcagcttgataacaaaagacgaagaaaatacagaaaagatttttgattgatttcggactgaaccttataaaaggctgcctacgtacccctttcgaggatcaagccgaacgtagtgcAAGcatgaaccaagagatcgaactgcttgtgcacgttcgtctggtaatcgggtgccagtcatggaaacagagcatgtcgagaataatgtctcagagtttctaagtgccgagagttctgagtctaaaaagttgtccctcatgcctctcgcctaggactccttatatactcgctcctaggtcggttcaCGTTTtttcccttctgcccttaagccatcaTAGCCTAAaattggagatattccatttttcccgatcttcgtaattatattcaaaatttcgtatttatctgcggaaacttgacatttatctttccttgcgaaccaagcgtaaaccgtcccacggtttacgggctgctggttaagaaatcgtaaggtgggcttcgagtcatgcctTAGGTCCATTTGGGCTGTCTttcgacttgaagcgtttattacgacttctttcgataaaaatgaactttccgcggtttttatcgtaaagtttgattgatgacttcgaatggcgaaaaacatgaaatgggtttgctacggtcttcgggagacagcatcgaagggtagacgagaatgcatggattcgtgtcgtatcgacgtttcggaagagcttggTCTCTACGCAGAGACCGAACGGAACGCACGCTAgttcgctacgtaacgaccgagcgggacggacgctcggtcgctacgtagcgaccgagcttggctcgagctcggcacctacgtagcgaccgaacgagacggacgctcggtcgctacgtagcgactgagcgggatggacgctcggtcgctacgttgcgaccgagcttggcttgagcgctacgtagcgactgagcgggacagacgctcggtcgctacgtagcgaccgcgcgaccgagcgggacgtgtgctcggtcgctacgtggcgaccgagcttggctcgagcgtAGCGACCGTGTGACCTTTTTTGGGCTTTTCtctgatgtctcgtgtttcttccgcaaggctcttcgtaagaataaatctttaccgaaaatttatttttcgtaaaaacgttcatgccgatttttacggactttcagacattgattttgtcgtgaccgattttgaccccaacatagGCGTCGAACTGTCAGGTTGTTCCTCAATCcccgacagttccaactgagcATCATCAGTGAGGATTGGATGGTTTCTGGTGAACCATCAAACCTCCGGATTGTTTAGACAATTTAGACGACACCTCTCCATCCTCTGCCGCTTTATGTTTTACAGTACCAACCTCTCTGTCTCCATTCCTCTGAGACTGACCAGACTGTGACAACCTCCTATTAGTTTGGTTATGCCTGGTCCATGAGGGCTTACTTCGCTTTGAATTCCAACTCTTACTGCTGCGCTCTCCAGAGAGTTGAGAGTTACTTCCAATCACAAAGCCTCCAGTATCAGCCAACCTCCCCATTATCTCGTTCCCGTCATCCTTTTGAGGTTGGGACTGATCAGTTTCCTTAGTATTTGCGCCTTCTCCCATCACCGTAGAAAAAACCCCGCCTTTGTTCATACCATGTGAAGAAGATTCAGAAACATCTGGAATACGTCTCTCTTGCACTTTGCTGAAATCAAAAACTCGTCCTCTATCTCTGTTGATCTCGGTTGAGATGGTCGGGGCCATTTCCAAGCGGAGACAAGATCGTTGCGCCATAGGATCATTTGATAACTCATTTAGAGTTTTCCTCATTTTTTCTTCCCTGATACGCCTTTCCTCTGGATCGGAACAACTCATATAGATTTTCATCTGCTCAAAGACCTCGTGAGCCACCATTGTTGGATGAGGTTCAAACCCTGGGGGCACCGAAGGAGCAAGTAGAGGCATCAGCTTCTCTGCGAGATCATTGTGATGTTGTCTGGTACCGGATGATTGACCTTCCTTCATGTTCTGACGCGGAACAATACCTTTGCCTTTGGTTCTAGAACCTTGATAGAGAGGACATTTCTGTTTCTCATGAGATAGACGACAACAGTGGAAGCATTTATTCCTAACTCTTTCTTACTCCACATCCACATATTCCACTCTGCCTCCAGGTAATGTGACTGATTTTTTTGTCCCGCAATGGAAGGTTGAGGTCTAAAGTGACCTGAACTCTAACATAATCATTCAGCAAGGGTTTCTCAGGATCAAATTCAATCACATCTACATGCCCAATTCCATCAGCGATGATATCAGTTGTTTTCATGGTGAAGTAGTTCGTTGGGAGGTTGTGAAGTCTCACCCAAATAGCCACAGTTTGGAGGTTGTTTGGCGGAGGAAACTCTACCCAACGCTCCATCGCCATACCCCAATCATCAAAGGTCCAGAACCCTTGACGTAACACTGTTTGAATATCTGTTTCCAAGTCAAAAATGAACTGAAACCTTTCCTTTGTGAGAGCAATCCCTGTAACACGTTCATACACCTTCCAGATCTTGGGCATCGTCTTGAGCATTCTTCCCATATTTTGACATTCCGGGTTTAGTAAACGCCCTAGAATACTCCTTCCTCCTCTATCCATCGCGCAATACGCATCTTCATCTGGAATGATAATTGATTTATCTTCTCCGAGCGACATACCTTGCAGAACTTCAGCCAAATTCTCTCCCATCAGgagcaagaagaagaatctcAAATGTCGGTGCTTTCGGTAACGAAGATAATAGATGTGAATATAGCGCAGCGTATAGGAGAACCCTAGATAAACCCATATTTTCCTTGaagatttgaaagaaaaaaagatatttcCTAAAGATTTCCAAAGATTTCCGAAAAGATCTTGGAAATTTTCCTAGTTGATCCATATCGCAGCAGGGATATTTGCCCTCTAAATGTTTACTCCACTCTGATTGGACGAAACAAAATCGCCTTTGGAGAGAAAAATCACCATCTCCTTAGAGCATTCAAACTCATACATGTTTAACATAAGTTGCCATATGGCATTAAGTTAGGCAGTTAAATTTAGTTTATACACATAATTATTCAAGCAAATTTGGTACTACTAAAAGTTAGTAGAAACTAAAATGCCACTAATGAAAACCCAagattagttttaattttaccCATTTTTGTATACATTAGCTAAAAAGAAACctatcaataaattaaaattttcatcaaaaaaacattcatccaatttgtaatttaaaattaatttttggtcgccgtatatcttttaaaaatcaggtattttcaattaatttacaCGATCTAATCTATTAAGATTAATTTTGTGAATGTTCACTTTATTTCCAGCATGCCCATccaacttttaattaaaattatacaaaactaAAACATGAATTTATTTAAGAACCCATATAAAAAGCTCCTAGCAAAATAATCATCTCAACATTTAAAAGGTTTTGTGAGAACTATAGCTTCGATACGCCTGGATCTACTCGACTCTGGTTCGTTGAAGTTGATTAACTAGAAGAGAAATGACACAAGAACTTGTTACCAAGGTTCACCGCACCTGGGGCCGATCAGAGATCATCAATCCACTACTTAGTTCAGATCTTGAGCTTGGATCACAACCGTAACCTCCAGTCTCTCTGCTCTCTCGCTCTTATCTCAATCACTCTTCTACTTAGCTTGAGCTAGGGTAAAGAGACAACGACTTATATCTCGTCGTTTTACAACTCTTAACCCACGTGAAAACACACGTGACTTTAGCTAACCAAACCGGTTAAGCTAATTAATCGAGAGACTAGCGGTATACGATAACCacatacatataaatacatGGACTCAAATCTCCTCCTTGTCCAAGTATCCACGCATGTATCAAGCTTCACTCGTTGATTCTTGAACTCAACTCCTCCTGAAACTAAAAGCTCCAAATCTCTTCTCTTGTTGACTCTTCTTGTCAACTCCTCCTGAACGAACTCGCTCAACTTCTTGTCTCCCTGATAAACCCACCAGGCTTCATAACTTAACACCAGTCAAACTCAGTTCTCAGTAATTCTGAGAAACCTCAAAGCTTCTCGCATTTTCCCAACTGGTAGCACTTTTGTGAACATATCTGCGGGATTGTACTGTGTAGCAATCTTCACTACGTCAATGATCTTCTCGCTGACAAGATCCCGAACAAAGTTGTACTTCACGTCTACATGCTTCGTCTTCTCGTGATGAACTTGATTCCTGGAAGAGCTATCGCATTTTGAGAATCGCAGAAGACTTCCACGAAGTCTTGTTCAAAACCCAACTCATTGATGAATCCTCTCAGCCACATGGCTTCTCTTGATGCTTCTCCCAATGTGATCCACTCTGCTTCTGTAGTTGATAGTGCAATCGACTTTTGAAGACTCGATCTCCAACTCACACCATCCCAGTAACTGATCTCCGCTTATCCAGGTCTGCTCCATAGTCAGCATCGAAATAACCCTTAACCACGAACTTTCCTAAATTAGTATACACTAGCTTAACCTTCGTAGAACCTCTCAGGTACCTGAGAATCCATTTGACCGCCTGTCAATGTATCTTTATAGGGCTACTCATGAATCTACAGACCATTCCAATAGCATAAGCCAAGTCAGGCCTTGTGCCCACCATAGCATACATTAATGAACCTACGGCACTCTGATAAGGAACATCCTTCATGTAAACCTCATGCTCCTTTAACTCCTTCTCTGTAGCTGAACTCAAACGAAAATGAGCTCCAAGTGGTGTTGATACACTCTTTGATTTCTCCATGTTATAGTTACCCAACACCTTCCAAGCATAGTCTTCCTGAGACACTGTTAAGATGCCTCTCTCTCTGTCACGAGAGATCTCCATACCTAGTATCTTTTTAGCATCCCCGAGAtccttcatctcaaactctGAGCTGAGAATCTTCTTCAGCTCTGTGACCTGAACTTTACTCTTAGACGCCTGGAGAATGTCGTCTACGTATAACAAAAAATACACATAACTTTTTTCCTCGTACTCCTTGTAGCATACACAGATATCATACTCGCTCCTCACAAACCCGTGACTCACAATAAACTCGTCAAATCTTGTGTTCCACTAACGAGGTGATTGTCTCAAACCATAGAGAGATCTTTTCAGAAGACACACCTTCTCCGGATGATCTTTATCCTCATAGCCTTCTGGCTGGTCCATATAGATGTCCTCATCAAGATACCCATGCAGGAACGCAGTCTTTACGTCCATTTGCTGCAGCTCCATGTCGAAATGCACTACCATAGACAATATAAACCTGATTGACACATGCTTGGCAACTGGTGAGAATATTTCTTGAAAGTCTACTCCTTCTATCTGTGCATATCCCTTAGCCACCAAGCGAGCCTTGAACCTTGGGTCCTCAACACCTGCAATGCCTGCCTTCCGTTTGTAAACCCACTTACAACCTATTGGTTCTGGCCTTTGACTCTGTCAACCAAAATCCACGTTCCATTCTTCTTCAACGATGTCATCTCTTCTTGTTCTGCCCCGGTCCATAAGTCACTGTCGGGATCCTCTAAAGCTTCTTGATGACTACTCGGCTCAGGTCTCCCAGCATCCTCCAATATCAAGTATGCAAACCCCGCTATAACTTCATCTCCCTCATAGATCTGATAGTCTTTAAACTTCGAAGGCTGTCTCACTTGCCTCTTTCCTCTGTCTCTAACCAACTGGTAATTACTCAGATCTTGTTGACCCTCAGACGTTTCTGTAGCTTCTCTCTGAACCGTAGTCTCATCTTTATCGCTTGAACTTGAGGCTCCTTCTTGAGTAATAACCTGTTCTTCTCGATCACCTGCAAGATCAAGACTAGAACTTTTATTAGTTAAATCATATGGAACATGGATAGATTTACCTGAGGATTCAGTCTTGTTGATGTCTTTGTACATCAAGTCTTCTCGAAATACAACATTTCTACTGATTACACAGCGTTCCTCATCCAACAAACTGACCCTGAATCCTTTCACGCCTTCTGGATAACCGGTAAACACTCATCGCCTTGATCTTGGGTTGAGCTTCCCTTCATCTGTGTGAACATACACTACGCATCCAAACCTTCTCAAACCTGACAAGTCTGATAATGCAGTAGTCCACCTCTGCTCCGgaatctcaaaatctatggctgACGAAGGAAGTCTGTTGATCACATAAACTGAAGTAGACACCGCTTCTGCCCAAAATTTCACCTCCAGACCACTCTCACTAAGCATACTCCTAACCTTGTTCATAATACTCATGTTTAATCTCTCAGCTATCCCGTTTTGCTGAGGAGTGTATGTACACGTCCTATGTCTCACGACCCCTTCTTCTTTACAGAACTTGTCGAATCTCAGGTTGAAATACTCAAGGCCATTTTCTGTTCTCAACTTTTTCACCTTCCTTTCAGATTGTATCTCTACCATCTTCTTCCACTCAACAAACTTCTCAAACGCTTCTTTAGTCTTGAGAGAATATATCCAAACCTTTCTCGACCAGTCATCGGCGAAAGAGATAAAGTATTGACAATTGCCTAGACTCTTGGGTACATTTGGTGATCCCCATAAGTCTGAATGCACATAGTCAAGCTTCTCCTTAGTGACATGCTTCGCTGTCCCGAAGCTCACCTTGTGAGCTTTCCCAATTACACAATCCTCGCAGAAGTCGAGACTTGTGATGCTTGACTTGTCAATTCAACCCTCCTTGGCTAGTACTTCTAAACCCTTCTGCCCTACATGTCCCAATCTGCTGTGCCACAGTCTTGTTGTGGCCAACTTTGCATCATCTGGAGTATCCTTAGCAGAACAAGCTTCCGCCCTAAGTGCAGAACCTTGTAAGATGTAAAGAGTATCGTTGCTTCTGCGCTCACCCTTCATGATCACGACACAATCCGTAACAATCTTCAAGACTCCTCCAGATCCTCTGAACTCACAGCCTTTACGTTCAAGAGTGCAAGGGATATG contains these protein-coding regions:
- the LOC106355563 gene encoding uncharacterized protein LOC106355563, producing MGENLAEVLQGMSLGEDKSIIIPDEDAYCAMDRGGRSILGRLLNPECQNMGRMLKTMPKIWKVYERVTGIALTKERFQFIFDLETDIQTVLRQGFWTFDDWGMAMERWVEFPPPNNLQTVAIWVRLHNLPTNYFTMKTTDIIADGIGHVDVIEFDPEKPLLNDYVRVQKCPLYQGSRTKGKGIVPRQNMKEGQSSGTRQHHNDLAEKLMPLLAPSVPPGFEPHPTMVAHEVFEQMKIYMSCSDPEERRIREEKMRKTLNELSNDPMAQRSCLRLEMAPTISTEINRDRGRVFDFSKVQERRIPDVSESSSHGMNKGGVFSTVMGEGANTKETDQSQPQKDDGNEIMGRLADTGGFVIGSNSQLSGERSSKSWNSKRSKPSWTRHNQTNRRLSQSGQSQRNGDREVGTVKHKAAEDGEVSSKLSKQSGGLMVHQKPSNPH